A section of the Tamandua tetradactyla isolate mTamTet1 chromosome 4, mTamTet1.pri, whole genome shotgun sequence genome encodes:
- the ZNF281 gene encoding zinc finger protein 281, with amino-acid sequence MLVKEVPEISVPVEDCSWFLPAVLKGSLHLPDIWGVQHRGLLHLDYTRFPFPVAFRQAGRKLRRRRTGSAEFPSGPVEEFPADTAPRLRSRGKAFNSIVERTALFLLTGGDGGCGGGGTRLLRGMKIGSGFLSGGGGTGSSGGSGSGGGGSSGGSSRRADMEPTFPQGMVMFNHRLPPVTSFTRPAGSAAPPPQCVLSSSTSAAPAAEPPPPPAPDMTFKKEPAASAAAFPSQRTSWGFLQSLVNIKQEKPTDPEEQQSHHHHHHHHHHYGGLFAGAEERSPGLGGGEGGSHGVIQDLSILHQHAQQHPAQHHREVLLSSGSRTDDHHGNEEPKPDTNVKKAKRPKPESQGIKAKRKSSASSKPSLVGDGEGAVLSASQKPHICDHCSAAFRSSYHLRRHVLIHTGERPFQCSQCSMGFIQKYLLQRHEKIHSREKPFGCDQCSMKFIQKYHMERHKRTHSGEKPYKCDTCQQYFSRTDRLLKHRRTCGEAIAKAGSAEPGSSNHSNMGNLAVLSQGNTSSSRRKTKSKSIAVENKEHKSGKTSESQISNNMNIQSYSVEMPTVSSSGGIIGTGIDELQKRVPKLIFKKGNRKNTDKNYLNFVSPLPDIVGQKSLSGKPSGSLGIVSNSSVETISLLQSTSGKQGQISSNYDDAMQFSKKRRYLPTASSNSAFSINVGHMVSQQSVIQSAGVSVLDNEAPLSLIDSSALNAEIKSCHDKSGIPDEVLQSILDQYSNKSESQKEDPFNIAEPRVDLHTSGEHAELVQEENLSPGTQTPSSDKASMLQEYSKYLQQAFEKSNNAGFTLTPGFQFVSLSSPLHNHTLFPEKQIYTTSPLECGFGQSVTSVLPSSLPKPPFGMLFGSQPGLYLSALDATHQQLTPSQELDDLIDSQKNLETSSAFQSSSQKLTSQKEQQKNLESSTSFQIPSQELASQIDPQKDIEPRTTYQIENFAQAFGSQFKSGSRVPMTFINSNGEVDHRVRTSVSDFSGYTNMMSDVSEPCSTRVKTPTSQSYR; translated from the exons ATGTTGGTAAAAGAAGTTCCAGAAATCTCAGTGCCAGTTGAAGACTGCAGTTGGTTCCTTCCAGCTGTTCTTAAAG GGTCTCTTCATCTTCCTGATATATGGGGTGTACAACACAGAG GGCTGCTGCACCTGGATTACACGCGGTTTCCTTTTCCAGTAGCCTTCAG GCAGGCCGGGCGGAAGCTTCGGCGCAGGCGCACTGGCTCCGCAGAGTTCCCCTCTGGCCCGGTCGAGGAGTTCCCAGCAGACACCGCGCCGCGGCTGCGCAGTAGAGGGAAGgcttttaattccattgtggAGAGGACGGCGTTATTTTTATTAACTGGAGGCGACGgcggctgcggcggcggcgggaCCC GCCTCCTCCGGGGCATGAAAATCGGCAGCGGGTTCCTGAGTGGCGGCGGTGGTACCGGCAGTAGCGGTGGTAGCGGCTCCGGCGGCGGTGGTAGTAGCGGCGGCAGCAGCAGGAGGGCAGATATGGAACCCACCTTTCCCCAGGGTATGGTTATGTTCAACCACCGGCTTCCCCCGGTCACCAGCTTCACCCGGCCGGCGGGGTCAGCCGCCCCTCCCCCGCAGTGTGTGTTATCCTCCTCTACCTCCGCAGCCCCGGCGGCTGAGCCCCCCCCTCCGCCAGCCCCGGACATGACTTTCAAGAAGGAGCCGGCGGCGTCAGCCGCGGCCTTCCCCTCGCAGAGGACCTCCTGGGGATTCTTGCAGTCTTTGGTTAACATCAAACAGGAGAAACCGACGGATCCTGAGGAGCAGCagtctcaccaccaccaccatcaccaccaccaccactatggGGGGCTGTTTGCTGGGGCTGAAGAGAGATCTCCAGGCCTAGGAGGCGGGGAAGGGGGAAGCCACGGAGTCATCCAGGACCTCAGTATTCTCCACCAGCATGCCCAGCAGCATCCAGCGCAGCACCACCGAGAAGTATTACTCAGCAGCGGTAGCAGGACTGATGACCATCATGGCAACGAGGAGCCAAAGCCGGACACTAACGTCAAAAAGGCGAAGAGGCCAAAGCCAGAATCTCAGGGAATCAAAGCCAAGAGGAAGTCAAGTGCATCTTCCAAACCTTCTTTGGTTGGAGATGGAGAAGGTGCCGTCCTCTCCGCAAGTCAGAAACCTCATATCTGTGATCACTGTAGTGCTGCTTTCCGGAGCTCCTATCATCTGCGGAGACATGTTCTCATTCATACAGGAGAAAGACCTTTCCAGTGCAGCCAGTGTAGCATGGGTTTCATTCAGAAATATCTATTGCAGAGACATGAGAAAATTCATAGTAGAGAGAAGCCATTTGGGTGTGATCAGTGCAGCATGAAGTTTATTCAGAAGTACCATATGGAGAGACACAAGAGGACACATAGTGGAGAAAAGCCATATAAATGTGACACTTGCCAACAGTATTTTTCAAGAACTGATAGATTGTTGAAGCACAGGCGCACGTGTGGTGAAGCCATAGCTAAAGCAGGTAGTGCAGAACCTGGGTCATCAAACCATAGTAATATGGGTAATCTGGCTGTGTTGTCTCAGGGAAATACAAGCTCTTCaaggagaaaaacaaagtcaaaaaGCATAGCTGTTGAAAATAAAGAACACAAGAGTGGTAAAACAAGTGAATCTCAAATTTCAAATAATATGAACATACAAAGTTACTCTGTAGAAATGCCTACTGTGTCTTCCAGTGGAGGCATAATTGGCACTGGTATAGATGAATTACAGAAAAGGGTGCCAAAATtgatctttaaaaaaggaaacagaaagaataCAGATAAAAACTACCTTAATTTTGTGTCACCATTACCAGACatagtgggacagaaatccttgtcTGGGAAACCAAGTGGCTCACTTGGCATAGTATCAAATAGTAGTGTGGAGACCATTAGTCTTCTCCAAAGTACAAGTGGCAAGCAAGGTCAAATAAGTAGTAATTATGATGATGCCATGcagttttcaaagaaaagaagatatttgCCAACTGCCAGCAGCAACAGTGCCTTTTCTATAAACGTAGGACACATGGTATCCCAACAGTCTGTCATTCAGTCTGCAGGTGTCAGTGTTTTGGATAATGAGGCGCCATTGTCACTTATTGACTCCTCAGCTCTAAATGCTGAAATTAAGTCTTGTCATGACAAGTCTGGAATTCCTGATGAGGTTTTACAAAGTATTTTGGATCAATACTCCAACAAATCAGAAAGCCAGAAGGAGGATCCTTTCAATATTGCAGAACCACGAGTGGATTTACACACTTCAGGAGAACATGCAGAATTGGttcaagaagaaaatttaagcCCAGGCACCCAAACACCTTCAAGTGATAAGGCAAGCATGTTGCAAGAATATTCCAAATACCTCCAACAGGCTTTTGAAAAATCCAATAATGCAGGTTTTACTCTTACACCCGGTTTCCAATTTGTCAGTTTGTCCTCACCTCTCCACAACCACACCTTATTTCCAGAAAAACAGATATACACTACATCTCCTTTGGAGTGTGGTTTCGGCCAATCTGTTACCTCAGTGTTGCCATCTTCATTGCCAAAGCCTCCTTTTGGGATGTTGTTTGGATCTCAGCCAGGTCTTTATTTATCTGCTTTGGATGCTACACATCAGCAGTTGACACCTTCCCAGGAGCTGGATGACCTGATAGATTCTCAGAAGAACTTAgagacttcatcagccttccagTCCTCATCTCAGAAATTGACTAGCCAGAAGGAACAACAGAAAAACTTAGAGTCCTCAACAAGCTTTCAGATTCCATCTCAGGAGTTAGCTAGCCAGATAGATCCTCAGAAAGACATAGAGCCTAGAACAACGTACCAGATTGAGAACTTTGCACAAGCGTTTGGTTCTCAGTTTAAGTCGGGCAGCAGGGTGCCAATGACCTTTATTAACTCTAATGGAGAAGTGGACCATAGAGTAAGGACTTCAGTGTCAGATTTCTCAGGGTATACAAATATGATGTCTGATGTAAGTGAGCCATGTAGTACAAGAGTAAAGACACCCACCAGCCAAAGTTACAGGTAA